In Poecilia reticulata strain Guanapo linkage group LG17, Guppy_female_1.0+MT, whole genome shotgun sequence, the following proteins share a genomic window:
- the lg17h14orf119 gene encoding uncharacterized protein C14orf119 homolog isoform X1 produces MSWFSQVSQGPCQRQAADGQQFTAPNILGSPYNPTSVPAGAATPATQSNSGAGLPSPGQFDLPSAPQAAASPPSLENLSCAGQDRQPEPISYVTFQEQRCVLSWFQGWNDPQKERFLQDLVGKALPGKVCTLLDSLSTLQVLPALLQVKDKLPNIFECQLRLWTQWFESWGEEERNHFLHMLEEKDPMFVAHFYRSVAGTAGRD; encoded by the exons ATGTCGTGGTTCAGTCAGGTCAGTCAAGGTCCATGCCAGCGGCAGGCCGCTGATGGCCAGCAATTTACAGCCCCGAATATCCTCGGCAGCCCCTATAATCCCACTAGTGTACCAGCAGGAGCAGCGACCCCTGCTACCCAGAGCAACAGCGGGGCTGGCCTGCCTTCTCCAGGCCAGTTTGACCTGCCATCAGCTCCTCAGGCTGCAGCCAGCCCTCCCAGCCTGGAGAACCTGTCCTGCGCCGGTCAAGACAGACAACCAGAGCCCATTTCCTATGTGACCTTCCAGGAGCAGCGGTGTGTCCTGAGCTGGTTCCAAGGCTGGAATGACCCCCAGAAGGAGAGGTTTCTGCAGGATCTTGTTGGCAAAGCCCTGCCGGGGAAAGTGTGCACTCTCCTAGACTCACTCAGCACCCTCCAGGTACTCCCTGCTCTGTTACAG GTCAAAGACAAACTGCCCAACATCTTTGAGTGCCAGCTCCGGCTGTGGACCCAGTGGTTTGAGTCCTGGGGGGAAGAGGAGAGGAATCATTTCCTGCACATGCTGGAGGAGAAGGACCCCATGTTTGTTGCCCACTTTTACAGGAGTGTAGCTGGCACCGCAGGAAGAGACTGA
- the lg17h14orf119 gene encoding uncharacterized protein C14orf119 homolog isoform X2, whose protein sequence is MSWFSQVSQGPCQRQAADGQQFTAPNILGSPYNPTSVPAGAATPATQSNSGAGLPSPGQFDLPSAPQAAASPPSLENLSCAGQDRQPEPISYVTFQEQRCVLSWFQGWNDPQKERFLQDLVGKALPGKVCTLLDSLSTLQVKDKLPNIFECQLRLWTQWFESWGEEERNHFLHMLEEKDPMFVAHFYRSVAGTAGRD, encoded by the exons ATGTCGTGGTTCAGTCAGGTCAGTCAAGGTCCATGCCAGCGGCAGGCCGCTGATGGCCAGCAATTTACAGCCCCGAATATCCTCGGCAGCCCCTATAATCCCACTAGTGTACCAGCAGGAGCAGCGACCCCTGCTACCCAGAGCAACAGCGGGGCTGGCCTGCCTTCTCCAGGCCAGTTTGACCTGCCATCAGCTCCTCAGGCTGCAGCCAGCCCTCCCAGCCTGGAGAACCTGTCCTGCGCCGGTCAAGACAGACAACCAGAGCCCATTTCCTATGTGACCTTCCAGGAGCAGCGGTGTGTCCTGAGCTGGTTCCAAGGCTGGAATGACCCCCAGAAGGAGAGGTTTCTGCAGGATCTTGTTGGCAAAGCCCTGCCGGGGAAAGTGTGCACTCTCCTAGACTCACTCAGCACCCTCCAG GTCAAAGACAAACTGCCCAACATCTTTGAGTGCCAGCTCCGGCTGTGGACCCAGTGGTTTGAGTCCTGGGGGGAAGAGGAGAGGAATCATTTCCTGCACATGCTGGAGGAGAAGGACCCCATGTTTGTTGCCCACTTTTACAGGAGTGTAGCTGGCACCGCAGGAAGAGACTGA
- the LOC103478883 gene encoding zinc-binding protein A33 — MQHLTQAILLHLFSDLEKQLRAQDKENRKLEIANRDLKQQTVELETCCNANTHCEDVQRQLQQSQEDADRLHQQLQEKDAALRKLQRDFEQQQREKERLQEDYNNVVAKLTNVEDRTIYNTKITWDPNTAHPRLVFFNDNTEVSTTNDVPPFQDNPGRFDVVLGVLGSNGFSRGRHYWEVSVADKRCYHIGMVSESAKRKGSLSFRPAKGFWTIVLNKQNELKAIDRTSVTLQVERLPITLGILLDYNKGQVSFYDSGARSHLYSFSGQEFTDRIFPFLNYCVEDVENPQPIVLLPPGSTDWIN; from the exons ATGCAACACTTGACTCAGGCAATTCTTCTCCATCTCTTTTCAGACCTGGAAAAACAATTAAGAGCACAggataaagaaaacagaaaacttgaGATCGCCAATAGAG ACTTAAAGCAGCAAACGGTGGAGCTGGAAACGTGCTGCAACGCCAACACCCACTGTGAAG ACGTGCAgaggcagctgcagcagagccagGAGGATGCGGATCGTCtccatcagcagctgcaggagaagGACGCCGCCCTGAGAAAGCTGCAGCGCGACTTCGAGCAACAGCAGCGGGAGAAGGAGCGGCTGCAGGAAGACTACAACA ACGTCGTGGCTAAACTGACCAACGTGGAAGACAGGACCATCTATAACA CAAAGATCACCTGGGATCCAAACACGGCACATCCcagattagttttctttaacGACAACACCGAGGTATCCACCACCAATGACGTACCCCCGTTCCAGGACAACCCCGGCAGGTTCGACGTTGTTCTCGGCGTTCTGGGCTCGAACGGCTTCTCGAGAGGCCGCCATTACTGGGAGGTGTCTGTAGCTGATAAACGTTGCTACCACATCGGGATGGTCAGCGAATCGGCCAAGAGAAAAGGATCGTTGTCCTTCAGGCCCGCGAAGGGTTTCTGGACCATTGTCCTGAACAAACAGAATGAGCTCAAAGCGATTGACAGGACGTCGGTAACCCTTCAGGTTGAGAGGCTGCCCATTACTCTGGGCATCCTGTTGGACTACAACAAGGGACAGGTGTCCTTCTACGACTCTGGTGCCAGATCTCATCTGTACTCGTTCTCAGGTCAAGAGTTTACCGACAGAATCTTCCCGTTTCTCAACTACTGCGTTGAGGATGTCGAAAATCCTCAGCCAATAGTTTTACTGCCTCCAGGATCAACTGACTGGATtaattaa
- the dhrs1 gene encoding dehydrogenase/reductase SDR family member 1: protein MSLSGWVCVVTGASRGIGRGIALQLSEAGATVYITGRQEKTLKQTAAEVTERGGKGIPVICDSTKVEDIKALFGRIKQEQDGRLDILVNNAYAGVQDIFDNMGKKFWETDPSIWDSVNNAGLRGHYFFSVYGSRLMVAQGHGFIVTVSSMGGLHYLFNVAYGVGKAACDRLAADMAVELKSRGVTSISLWPGPVQTELVSQLIIQKDAPHLSVMGLDPKYKDVFANGETTELSGKCIVSLANDKNLMSLTGKVLMTCDLARRYGIKDVDGRDVTDFTSLKFLLTQVPYLSWLSAVVPSFLRLPRFVLTLANGRF, encoded by the exons ATGTCCCTCTCTGGCTGGGTGTGTGTAGTTACTGGTGCCTCCAGGGGCATCGGCAGGGGAATTGCGCTCCAGCTGTCTGAGGCCGGAGCTACTGTCTACATCACAGGACGGCAAGAGAAAACCCtcaaacaaactgctgctgag GTGACTGAGAGAGGTGGGAAGGGCATTCCAGTGATCTGTGATTCTACAAAAGTGGAAGACATCAAGGCACTGTTTGGAAGGATCAAACAAGAGCAGGATGGCAGACTGGACATCTTGGTGAACAATGCCTACGCTGGAGTTCAG GATATTTTTGACAACATGGGTAAGAAGTTCTGGGAAACCGATCCGTCTATTTGGGATTCTGTCAACAACGCAGGCCTGAG ggGGCACTACTTTTTCTCAGTTTATGGATCTCGCTTGATGGTGGCTCAAGGTCATGGGTTTATAGTGACCGTTTCATCTATGGGCGGACTGCATTACCTCTTCAATGTAGCATATGGGGTTGGTAAAGCTGCT tgtGACAGACTGGCAGCTGACATGGCGGTTGAGCTGAAAAGCAGAGGAGTGACCTCCATCAGTCTGTGGCCAGGACCGGTACAAACAGAGCTTGTATCGCAGTTAATTATACAGAAAGATGCGCCGCATCTTTCTGTAATGGGTTTGGATCCCAAG TATAAAGATGTGTTCGCCAATGGGGAAACTACAGAACTAAGTGGGAAGTGCATCGTCAGCCTGGCTAATG ataaaaatctgatgtcCCTGACTGGGAAGGTGCTCATGACGTGTGACCTGGCCAGACGATATGGCATTAAAGATGTTGATG ggCGGGATGTAACAGATTTTACGTCCCTAAAATTCCTCCTGACCCAGGTCCCGTACCTCTCCTGGCTTTCAGCAGTCGTCCCCTCGTTTCTTCGCCTGCCTCGCTTTGTGCTCACACTGGCTAACGGACGCTTCTGA
- the homeza gene encoding homeobox and leucine zipper encoding a — MAEHILIADMASYTERNGRDRRLVDLDEPFEVDMTEPEREEKAETKRSSKKLRHSPSSAESSASGVASFTTNHNSVVCLPLVSEGLKLVWTQSDQTRELDSIPELVNAFNLFPYPSSKEVSTLARVCVLPLDKVKVWFMVQRIKYGISWSSEEIEETRRKLAVPELCEDSAETNGANLKTKSKNLDEEKDSDEECDLIGFVPETKMAKCESPDSHKSNPPCFRSSLPPPQDSYFYRSPADTPATTTADVSPDLSESSSQQYRHGRYKKSKAQLAALRKSFLRENWPAEPELKRLQEETGLSRNDIRKWFSDSRYQLRVGRGSLAAAQTFSHQASVGSKHEPQSQTQPLSLTNQKSRQVNGVKSNEGSRNNGIRNSHFFQTFLSNSLEAFGEKLHEPQANEAVEELSGDTFKEEQETEEEPLQLTKTCKIEPEIVELKSSPCSSPSRTPPPTASPTKTYSHRIRASKKSVHSTKASPSQTATCFSGASTSTSPALTPAGRPRKTKEQLDVLKQHFLKCQWPTSEEYTELVKLTGLPRADVIQWFGDTRYAVKNGQLRWVKGVREQFLAELAAQQSGSGLSNGTGTSTRGGGGRKRKLSRASTDSPDIQPLVSYYLTTGTLNEKDLDLLCKKSRMSYQQVRDWFAAQEVGETDEEIVVA; from the coding sequence ATGGCGGAACATATTTTGATAGCCGACATGGCGTCATATACCGAACGCAACGGCAGAGACAGACGACTTGTGGACCTAGATGAGCCTTTTGAAGTGGATATGACGGAGCCAGAGCGTGAAGAAAAGGCAGAGACCAAACGCTCTTCCAAGAAGTTGCGGCACTCCCCCAGCTCAGCAGAAAGCAGTGCCAGTGGCGTGGCTAGTTTCACCACCAACCATAACTCTGTAGTGTGCCTGCCTCTGGTCTCAGAGGGGCTCAAACTGGTATGGACCCAGTCCGATCAGACCCGAGAACTTGACTCAATCCCAGAACTTGTCAATGCCTTTAACTTGTTTCCATACCCATCGTCCAAAGAGGTTAGCACACTGGCTCGGGTCTGTGTGTTGCCACTGGACAAAGTTAAGGTGTGGTTCATGGTGCAGAGGATTAAATATGGTATCAGCTGGTCTTCTGAAGAGATAGAGGAGACAAGGAGGAAGTTGGCTGTGCCTGAGCTTTGTGAGGACTCCGCTGAAACAAACGGAGCCAATTTAAAAACCAAGAGCAAAAACTTAGACGAGGAAAAGGACAGCGATGAGGAGTGTGATCTCATTGGTTTTGTACCTGAAACAAAGATGGCAAAGTGTGAGTCTCCAGATTCACATAAATCCAATCCTCCATGTTTTAGGTCAAGTCTCCCACCTCCTCAGGATTCATATTTCTACCGctcaccagcagacactccagCGACCACAACAGCTGACGTCTCCCCTGACCTCTCAGAGTCCTCTTCGCAACAGTACCGGCACGGGCGCTACAAAAAGTCAAAAGCTCAACTCGCTGCCCTCCGCAAAAGCTTCCTAAGAGAGAACTGGCCCGCAGAGCCTGAGCTCAAGCGTTTGCAGGAAGAAACAGGTCTGAGCCGCAATGACATTCGCAAATGGTTCAGTGACAGTCGTTATCAGCTAAGAGTGGGTCGTGGAAGCCTGGCAGCAGCCCAGACCTTTTCTCACCAGGCTTCTGTTGGGAGTAAACATGAACCACAATCTCAAACTCAGCCTCTTTCACTTACTAACCAAAAATCTCGTCAAGTAAACGGGGTGAAAAGCAATGAGGGAAGCCGGAATAACGGGATCagaaattcacatttctttcaGACTTTTCTGTCAAACAGTCTAGAAGCATTTGGGGAAAAGCTCCACGAGCCACAAGCAAATGAAGCTGTAGAAGAACTTTCTGGAGATACTTTCAAAGAGGAGCAAGAAACTGAAGAAGAGCCGCTACAGTTGACCAAGACCTGCAAGATTGAGCCAGAAATTGTAGAGTTAAAGTCTTCTCCTTGCTCTTCCCCCTCTCGCACTCCACCGCCTACCGCCTCCCCCACCAAAACATATTCACACAGAATCCGTGCATCAAAGAAGTCGGTGCATTCAACTAAAGCCAGTCCCTCACAGACAGCCACTTGCTTCTCAGGCGCTTCCACGTCCACGTCCCCTGCACTCACTCCTGCAGGACGTCCCAGAAAGACCAAGGAGCAGTTGGATGTGTTAAAGCAGCACTTTTTGAAGTGCCAGTGGCCCACAAGTGAGGAATACACCGAACTCGTCAAACTCACAGGTTTACCCAGAGCGGATGTTATTCAGTGGTTTGGCGACACTCGCTACGCTGTCAAAAATGGCCAGTTGCGCTGGGTGAAGGGCGTCCGCGAACAGTTTTTGGCAGAACTTGCTGCCCAGCAAAGCGGCAGCGGCCTGTCGAACGGCACTGGAACCTCAACTCGTGGCGGGGGAGGGCGCAAACGAAAACTAAGCAGAGCAAGTACAGATTCTCCCGATATCCAGCCACTAGTATCATATTACCTTACGACGGGCACACTAAATGAAAAAGACCTTGACCTACTATGCAAGAAATCAAGAATGAGCTACCAGCAAGTGCGAGACTGGTTTGCAGCTCAAGAGGTTGGGGAAACTGATGAAGAAATTGTTGTGGCTTAG